In a genomic window of Wyeomyia smithii strain HCP4-BCI-WySm-NY-G18 chromosome 1, ASM2978416v1, whole genome shotgun sequence:
- the LOC129718170 gene encoding C-terminal-binding protein isoform X12: protein MLPKRSRLGDVRGPISNGPMQSRPLVALLDGRDCSIEMPILKDVATVAFCDAQSTSEIHEKVLNEAVGALMWHTIILTKEDLEKFKALRIIVRIGSGVDNIDVKAAGELGIAVCNVPGYGVEEVADTTMCLILNLYRRTYWLANMVREGKKFTGPEQVRDAAQGCARIRGDTLGLVGLGRIGSAVALRAKVFGFNVSFYDPYLPDGIEKSLGLNRVYTLQELLFHSDCVSLHCTLNEHNHHLINEFTIKQMRPGAFLVNTARGGLVDDEALAHALKQGRIRAAALDVHENEPYNVFQGALKDAPNLLCTPHAAFYSEAATTELREMAASEIRRAIIGNIPDCLRNCVNKEYFLRSSTGGGAGGYSEGGLQQAHSTTPLEAPHSAGSHGPPSGPPPPSVAVPPVSALTAPPPQAS from the exons ATGTTGCCGAAGCGTTCACGTTTAGGCGATGTACGCGGTCCTATCTCAAACGGGCCGATGCAGTCGCGGCCGCTGGTTGCACTGCTGGACGGTCGGGATTGTTCGATCGAGATGCCGATCCTCAAGGATGTCGCCACAGTAGCGTTCTGCGACGCACAGAGCACATCGGAGATTCATGAGAAA GTATTAAATGAAGCTGTAGGAGCACTGATGTGGCACACAATCATCCTCACGAAAGAAGATCTGGAAAAGTTCAAAGCGCTGCGGATAATAGTTCGCATTGGAAGCGGGGTGGACAACATCGACGTGAAGGCCGCCGGCGAGCTGGGAATCGCCGTGTGCAACGTACCCGGTTACGGTGTCGAAGAAGTCGCCGATACCACCATGTGTCTGATACTGAACCTCTACCGGCGAACGTATTGGCTTGCGAACATGGTTCGGGAAGGCAAGAAATTCACAGGTCCTGAACAAGTGCGGGACGCGGCACAG GGTTGTGCAAGAATACGAGGAGACACCTTGGGACTAGTTGGTCTTGGCAGAATAGGCAGTGCGGTGGCTCTACGAGCGAAAGTGTTCGGTTTCAACGTGAGTTTCTACGATCCGTACTTGCCGGATGGCATAGAAAAATCCCTTGGCCTGAACCGAGTGTATACCCTGCAAGAGCTACTATTCCACTCAGACTGTGTGTCGCTACATTGTACATTAAATGAACATAATCATCACTTAATTAACGAGTTCACGATTAAACAG ATGAGACCCGGTGCATTTCTAGTGAACACAGCCCGCGGTGGCTTGGTCGATGACGAAGCGCTTGCCCATGCGCTGAAACAAGGCCGAATTCGGGCGGCTGCATTAGATGTTCATGAGAATGAGCCATACAATGTATTTCAG GGTGCCCTGAAAGATGCCCCTAATCTGCTGTGTACGCCACACGCCGCCTTTTACAGTGAAGCGGCCACGACTGAGCTGCGTGAGATGGCTGCCAGTGAAATTCGACGGGCAATTATCGGCAATATTCCGGATTGTCTACGGAACTGCGTAAACAAGGAATACTTCCTGCGATCGTCGACAGGCGGTGGCGCCGGAGGATACTCAGAAG GTGGATTGCAACAAGCACATAGTACAACACCGCTCGAGGCACCGCACAGTGCTGGATCACACGGGCCGCCCAGTGGTCCCCCACCACCGTCAGTCGCCGTACCACCTGTCTCCGCTCTCACAGCACCACCACCACAAG CCTCTTAG
- the LOC129718170 gene encoding C-terminal-binding protein isoform X11: protein MLPKRSRLGDVRGPISNGPMQSRPLVALLDGRDCSIEMPILKDVATVAFCDAQSTSEIHEKVLNEAVGALMWHTIILTKEDLEKFKALRIIVRIGSGVDNIDVKAAGELGIAVCNVPGYGVEEVADTTMCLILNLYRRTYWLANMVREGKKFTGPEQVRDAAQGCARIRGDTLGLVGLGRIGSAVALRAKVFGFNVSFYDPYLPDGIEKSLGLNRVYTLQELLFHSDCVSLHCTLNEHNHHLINEFTIKQMRPGAFLVNTARGGLVDDEALAHALKQGRIRAAALDVHENEPYNVFQGALKDAPNLLCTPHAAFYSEAATTELREMAASEIRRAIIGNIPDCLRNCVNKEYFLRSSTGGGAGGYSEGGLQQAHSTTPLEAPHSAGSHGPPSGPPPPSVAVPPVSALTAPPPQDLQFR from the exons ATGTTGCCGAAGCGTTCACGTTTAGGCGATGTACGCGGTCCTATCTCAAACGGGCCGATGCAGTCGCGGCCGCTGGTTGCACTGCTGGACGGTCGGGATTGTTCGATCGAGATGCCGATCCTCAAGGATGTCGCCACAGTAGCGTTCTGCGACGCACAGAGCACATCGGAGATTCATGAGAAA GTATTAAATGAAGCTGTAGGAGCACTGATGTGGCACACAATCATCCTCACGAAAGAAGATCTGGAAAAGTTCAAAGCGCTGCGGATAATAGTTCGCATTGGAAGCGGGGTGGACAACATCGACGTGAAGGCCGCCGGCGAGCTGGGAATCGCCGTGTGCAACGTACCCGGTTACGGTGTCGAAGAAGTCGCCGATACCACCATGTGTCTGATACTGAACCTCTACCGGCGAACGTATTGGCTTGCGAACATGGTTCGGGAAGGCAAGAAATTCACAGGTCCTGAACAAGTGCGGGACGCGGCACAG GGTTGTGCAAGAATACGAGGAGACACCTTGGGACTAGTTGGTCTTGGCAGAATAGGCAGTGCGGTGGCTCTACGAGCGAAAGTGTTCGGTTTCAACGTGAGTTTCTACGATCCGTACTTGCCGGATGGCATAGAAAAATCCCTTGGCCTGAACCGAGTGTATACCCTGCAAGAGCTACTATTCCACTCAGACTGTGTGTCGCTACATTGTACATTAAATGAACATAATCATCACTTAATTAACGAGTTCACGATTAAACAG ATGAGACCCGGTGCATTTCTAGTGAACACAGCCCGCGGTGGCTTGGTCGATGACGAAGCGCTTGCCCATGCGCTGAAACAAGGCCGAATTCGGGCGGCTGCATTAGATGTTCATGAGAATGAGCCATACAATGTATTTCAG GGTGCCCTGAAAGATGCCCCTAATCTGCTGTGTACGCCACACGCCGCCTTTTACAGTGAAGCGGCCACGACTGAGCTGCGTGAGATGGCTGCCAGTGAAATTCGACGGGCAATTATCGGCAATATTCCGGATTGTCTACGGAACTGCGTAAACAAGGAATACTTCCTGCGATCGTCGACAGGCGGTGGCGCCGGAGGATACTCAGAAG GTGGATTGCAACAAGCACATAGTACAACACCGCTCGAGGCACCGCACAGTGCTGGATCACACGGGCCGCCCAGTGGTCCCCCACCACCGTCAGTCGCCGTACCACCTGTCTCCGCTCTCACAGCACCACCACCACAAG ATCTACAATTTCGCTAA
- the LOC129718170 gene encoding C-terminal-binding protein isoform X9: MLPKRSRLGDVRGPISNGPMQSRPLVALLDGRDCSIEMPILKDVATVAFCDAQSTSEIHEKVLNEAVGALMWHTIILTKEDLEKFKALRIIVRIGSGVDNIDVKAAGELGIAVCNVPGYGVEEVADTTMCLILNLYRRTYWLANMVREGKKFTGPEQVRDAAQGCARIRGDTLGLVGLGRIGSAVALRAKVFGFNVSFYDPYLPDGIEKSLGLNRVYTLQELLFHSDCVSLHCTLNEHNHHLINEFTIKQMRPGAFLVNTARGGLVDDEALAHALKQGRIRAAALDVHENEPYNVFQGALKDAPNLLCTPHAAFYSEAATTELREMAASEIRRAIIGNIPDCLRNCVNKEYFLRSSTGGGAGGYSEAGINGGYYSGGLQQAHSTTPLEAPHSAGSHGPPSGPPPPSVAVPPVSALTAPPPQDLQFR; this comes from the exons ATGTTGCCGAAGCGTTCACGTTTAGGCGATGTACGCGGTCCTATCTCAAACGGGCCGATGCAGTCGCGGCCGCTGGTTGCACTGCTGGACGGTCGGGATTGTTCGATCGAGATGCCGATCCTCAAGGATGTCGCCACAGTAGCGTTCTGCGACGCACAGAGCACATCGGAGATTCATGAGAAA GTATTAAATGAAGCTGTAGGAGCACTGATGTGGCACACAATCATCCTCACGAAAGAAGATCTGGAAAAGTTCAAAGCGCTGCGGATAATAGTTCGCATTGGAAGCGGGGTGGACAACATCGACGTGAAGGCCGCCGGCGAGCTGGGAATCGCCGTGTGCAACGTACCCGGTTACGGTGTCGAAGAAGTCGCCGATACCACCATGTGTCTGATACTGAACCTCTACCGGCGAACGTATTGGCTTGCGAACATGGTTCGGGAAGGCAAGAAATTCACAGGTCCTGAACAAGTGCGGGACGCGGCACAG GGTTGTGCAAGAATACGAGGAGACACCTTGGGACTAGTTGGTCTTGGCAGAATAGGCAGTGCGGTGGCTCTACGAGCGAAAGTGTTCGGTTTCAACGTGAGTTTCTACGATCCGTACTTGCCGGATGGCATAGAAAAATCCCTTGGCCTGAACCGAGTGTATACCCTGCAAGAGCTACTATTCCACTCAGACTGTGTGTCGCTACATTGTACATTAAATGAACATAATCATCACTTAATTAACGAGTTCACGATTAAACAG ATGAGACCCGGTGCATTTCTAGTGAACACAGCCCGCGGTGGCTTGGTCGATGACGAAGCGCTTGCCCATGCGCTGAAACAAGGCCGAATTCGGGCGGCTGCATTAGATGTTCATGAGAATGAGCCATACAATGTATTTCAG GGTGCCCTGAAAGATGCCCCTAATCTGCTGTGTACGCCACACGCCGCCTTTTACAGTGAAGCGGCCACGACTGAGCTGCGTGAGATGGCTGCCAGTGAAATTCGACGGGCAATTATCGGCAATATTCCGGATTGTCTACGGAACTGCGTAAACAAGGAATACTTCCTGCGATCGTCGACAGGCGGTGGCGCCGGAGGATACTCAGAAG CTGGTATAAATGGCGGCTATTATTCAGGTGGATTGCAACAAGCACATAGTACAACACCGCTCGAGGCACCGCACAGTGCTGGATCACACGGGCCGCCCAGTGGTCCCCCACCACCGTCAGTCGCCGTACCACCTGTCTCCGCTCTCACAGCACCACCACCACAAG ATCTACAATTTCGCTAA
- the LOC129718170 gene encoding C-terminal-binding protein isoform X7, whose protein sequence is MLPKRSRLGDVRGPISNGPMQSRPLVALLDGRDCSIEMPILKDVATVAFCDAQSTSEIHEKVLNEAVGALMWHTIILTKEDLEKFKALRIIVRIGSGVDNIDVKAAGELGIAVCNVPGYGVEEVADTTMCLILNLYRRTYWLANMVREGKKFTGPEQVRDAAQGCARIRGDTLGLVGLGRIGSAVALRAKVFGFNVSFYDPYLPDGIEKSLGLNRVYTLQELLFHSDCVSLHCTLNEHNHHLINEFTIKQMRPGAFLVNTARGGLVDDEALAHALKQGRIRAAALDVHENEPYNVFQGALKDAPNLLCTPHAAFYSEAATTELREMAASEIRRAIIGNIPDCLRNCVNKEYFLRSSTGGGAGGYSEDKKLIAGINGGYYSGGLQQAHSTTPLEAPHSAGSHGPPSGPPPPSVAVPPVSALTAPPPQDLQFR, encoded by the exons ATGTTGCCGAAGCGTTCACGTTTAGGCGATGTACGCGGTCCTATCTCAAACGGGCCGATGCAGTCGCGGCCGCTGGTTGCACTGCTGGACGGTCGGGATTGTTCGATCGAGATGCCGATCCTCAAGGATGTCGCCACAGTAGCGTTCTGCGACGCACAGAGCACATCGGAGATTCATGAGAAA GTATTAAATGAAGCTGTAGGAGCACTGATGTGGCACACAATCATCCTCACGAAAGAAGATCTGGAAAAGTTCAAAGCGCTGCGGATAATAGTTCGCATTGGAAGCGGGGTGGACAACATCGACGTGAAGGCCGCCGGCGAGCTGGGAATCGCCGTGTGCAACGTACCCGGTTACGGTGTCGAAGAAGTCGCCGATACCACCATGTGTCTGATACTGAACCTCTACCGGCGAACGTATTGGCTTGCGAACATGGTTCGGGAAGGCAAGAAATTCACAGGTCCTGAACAAGTGCGGGACGCGGCACAG GGTTGTGCAAGAATACGAGGAGACACCTTGGGACTAGTTGGTCTTGGCAGAATAGGCAGTGCGGTGGCTCTACGAGCGAAAGTGTTCGGTTTCAACGTGAGTTTCTACGATCCGTACTTGCCGGATGGCATAGAAAAATCCCTTGGCCTGAACCGAGTGTATACCCTGCAAGAGCTACTATTCCACTCAGACTGTGTGTCGCTACATTGTACATTAAATGAACATAATCATCACTTAATTAACGAGTTCACGATTAAACAG ATGAGACCCGGTGCATTTCTAGTGAACACAGCCCGCGGTGGCTTGGTCGATGACGAAGCGCTTGCCCATGCGCTGAAACAAGGCCGAATTCGGGCGGCTGCATTAGATGTTCATGAGAATGAGCCATACAATGTATTTCAG GGTGCCCTGAAAGATGCCCCTAATCTGCTGTGTACGCCACACGCCGCCTTTTACAGTGAAGCGGCCACGACTGAGCTGCGTGAGATGGCTGCCAGTGAAATTCGACGGGCAATTATCGGCAATATTCCGGATTGTCTACGGAACTGCGTAAACAAGGAATACTTCCTGCGATCGTCGACAGGCGGTGGCGCCGGAGGATACTCAGAAG ATAAAAAACTTATAGCTGGTATAAATGGCGGCTATTATTCAGGTGGATTGCAACAAGCACATAGTACAACACCGCTCGAGGCACCGCACAGTGCTGGATCACACGGGCCGCCCAGTGGTCCCCCACCACCGTCAGTCGCCGTACCACCTGTCTCCGCTCTCACAGCACCACCACCACAAG ATCTACAATTTCGCTAA